In Daphnia pulicaria isolate SC F1-1A chromosome 5, SC_F0-13Bv2, whole genome shotgun sequence, a single genomic region encodes these proteins:
- the LOC124340940 gene encoding uncharacterized protein LOC124340940, whose amino-acid sequence MSTSGSMDDDLSAIVTRLSKELEMMGLPGLASSSSYQQQVDYGGVGAIAHQPAEDVISDLINSSYDLIGLLRDLQRSKRQREDHAQQLIHDLQRSQWLLDKEKELGVQREREAAEAYEKERQANVRLQLSETLLKKKSEEHRQLAHESQLKENQWLHALRRRDQENHRLHQQLLKFLHSKSTGGGGGGTGMVQVEMRGSLGAPARTSSSDSTRLRKQWDRTAAADDAKKLVEAKWKMALNSLEKDHGLLRADYFQLVEMVGRFLTNCSTKLTGRTRSADTRPFANVTEWIQLPVVSMRDRLEQVFQLVEAGLVSTTFPVPNQLEIITDRQQHPTSFDSLEIDYVMPIIGQPLLEPETVTTAAAHQQQLLLPAALLENQKVATNNCISPIIKDEVVGAGVTSSRTSSSSSAISTAATKSASAAQQRPFKMVKSIVQQQHSTTSTTGHQFDGGLTTDPYSSIAFRNNNAGRTTINNDESSSQVVGNQVDWNETDSSPPAATAVYSQKSYSLLMGRQQSTSGTSSPIIGLKENDDGLLLDEMAITLDTPCPSASNSRSGSCSSTSSISSCKSQQQDSSRIDPCGSASGIDEQFLRTCSDAASLVSRDNSSNRISGPSALKSGTASTSLNLNRRTITARVRFVQPQPTTAAGGAHHHPGDPVDLQCCLITPPPPNS is encoded by the exons ATGTCAACATCCGGATCGATGGACGACGACTTGAGTGCCATTGTAACTCGCCTATCCAAG GAATTGGAGATGATGGGCTTGCCCGgtttggccagcagcagcagctatcaGCAGCAGGTAGACTACGGCGGTGTTGGCGCCATTGCCCATCAGCCAGCAGAGGACGTGATCAGCGATCTGATCAACTCTTCTTACGACCTTATTGGCCTGCTTCGCGATCTGCAACGTTCCAAACGCCAGCGGGAAGATCACGCCCAGCAGCTGATTCACGACTTGCAACGCTCacag tgGCTGCTGGACAAAGAGAAGGAGCTGGGCGTTCAGCGTGAGCGTGAAGCCGCCGAAGCGTACGAGAAAGAGCGCCAGGCAAATGTCCGTCTTCAATTGAGCGAGACGctattgaaaaagaagagcgaAGAGCATCGCCAGTTGGCTCACGAGTCCCAACTCAAAGAGAATCAG TGGCTGCACGCACTTCGGCGTCGTGATCAGGAGAACCATCGATTACATCAGCAGTTGCTCAAATTCTTGCACAGCAAATCAactggtggtggcggtggcggAACGGGAATGGTTCAAGTCGAAATGCGCGGATCCCTCGGTGCTCCCGCACGTACCTCATCGTCCGATTCGACCAGGTTGCGCAAGCAATGGGACAGAACGGCCGCTGCCGACGACGCCAAAAA ACTGGTTGAAGCCAAGTGGAAAATGGCCTTAAATTCTTTAGAGAAAGACCACGGACTTTTGCGAGCCGATTATTTCCAATTGGTCGAAATGGTCGGTCGCTTTCTGACAAATTGTTCCACCAAATTGACTGGCCGTACTCGCTCAGCAGACACTCGTCCATTTGCCAATGTCACG GAATGGATTCAACTTCCTGTCGTTTCGATGAGAGATCGACTGGAACAAGTTTTCCAGCTGGTGGAGGCCGGCCTTGTTTCAACGACCTTTCCAGTCCCTAATCAACTCGAAATCATCACCGACCGACAACAACATCCTACGAGTTTCGATTCTTTAGAAATTGATTATGTCATGCCAATAATCGGCCAGCCATTGTTGGAACCAGAAACTGTAACAACAGCCGCcgcccatcagcagcagctgctactGCCGGCAGCACTATTAGAAAATCAGAAAGTGGCGACTAATAATTGCATTAGTCCTATCATTAAAGATGAAGTTGTTGGTGCTGGCGTCACGTCGTCacgcaccagcagcagcagcagcgccatttcgacagcagcaacaaagtCGGCGTCTGCTGCGCAACAGCGACCGTTTAAAATGGTGAAATCcatcgtccagcagcagcactcaacAACGTCAACAACCGGACACCAGTTTGATGGTGGACTGACGACCGACCCGTATTCTAGTATCGCCTTTCGAAATAATAATGCCGGCCGCACGACTATTAATAACGACGAATCGTCGTCACAAGTTGTTGGTAATCAAGTCGATTGGAACGAGACGGACAGCAGCCCGCCAGCAGCAACGGCAGTTTACAGCCAGAAGAGTTATTCGCTTTTGATGGGCCGGCAGCAATCAACGAGCGGAACGTCTTCTCCTATTATCGgattaaaagaaaacgacgacgGATTGCTGCTGGATGAGATGGCCATCACTTTAGATACACCTTGTCCTAGTGCCAGCAATAGTCGCAGCGGAAGCTGTTCCAGCACTTCCAGCATCAGCAGCTGCAAGTCCCAGCAGCAGGATTCATCCAGGATCGATCCTTGTGGCTCGGCCAGCGGGATCGATGAGCAGTTCTTGAGGACGTGCAGCGACGCTGCCTCTCTAGTCAGCAgagacaacagcagcaaccgaATAAGTGGTCCGTCCGCTTTGAAATCTGGCACAGCGTCAACATCACTCAATTTGAACCGGAGGACCATTACGGCCAGAGTTCGTTTCGTCCAGCCACAACCAACGACGGCGGCGGGCGGCGCCCATCATCATCCGGGAGACCCGGTTGACCTTCAATGTTGTCTCATCACGCCGCCGCCTCCTAACTCTTAA
- the LOC124340908 gene encoding receptor-type tyrosine-protein phosphatase mu-like isoform X2 yields the protein MESSVIIGDQHVNNATTSAAVVAAAQSFLVNQTAGILFFAVHQQDQSASANEMVLRTSATINVVPAQQQHARCCKLTEGVYTIMGCISVTLFFLGVATIKFLGKKYSTPRAARKHRRLLRKYQIAEEGNAMAAIADKPVDVANFVKHCEQRRKYPVLLRVEFQTACKVEGHSTRHGSKPENRPKNQNQKIIPYDYNRVVLDLQPGIPDSDYVNGSYVDSILKPNAYVVTQGPNERTVSDFWRLVWQSNASCIVMLTKTFDFIKVMCVQYWPASKGKVEVYDGITVSYNHEEQLANFVIRNFKITKEGPKGKEERALLQFHYTEWHSHTCPYSNNIVEFRRRVRAALLTTTSITHTTGPMIVHCNDGGGRSGVFMAIDANMELVEEDGLIDIFGYMKKLRQARRGLVETLEQFKFIYDTLEESITCGWSWFPVSELTTRLKQKSIKHPVTKLNEYQKEYAQICKLTPRFTIGDCAGGHRSDNRHKNRDVLIIPPDNFRPYLTSFQGNSFTDYINAVFIDGYTRPREYIVTEWPLPHTLGDLWSLVYDYDCSAVVVLTSPPPSSSYPAFWPDGRRSVKYGPVFTVDHVSHNHYPNIKSWIFRINKKDIAPHRRTLVTIVNETRKMIKHYNRDENQEIVSLTELMAGVKAMPKTCQLFQLMCWPEGHKVPTSTNALVELMNMVERWRQRTDYGPVVVISSDGTSRVGVYFAANACIEQVIQHGEVDVFQAVKNVRRHRPQLVENLTEFKYCYDLVLHYVLHYLHRDGSKK from the exons ATGGAGTCGTCCGTCATCATCGGCGACCAGCATGTGAACAACGCCACCACcagtgctgctgttgttgccgcTGCTCAATCGTTTCTGGTCAATCAGACGGCCGGTATTTTGTTCTTCGCCGTGCATCAACAGGATCAAAGTGCATCAGCCAATGAAATGGTTTTACGGACATCGGCCACTATTAACGTCGTGcccgcccagcagcagcacgcccGTTGTTGCAAACTGACTGAAGGTGTTTACACCATCATGGGATGCATTTCCGTCACCCTCTTCTTCCTCGGAGTGGCCACCATCAAATTTCTCgg CAAGAAATATTCAACTCCCCGGGCCGCCCGCAAACACCGTCGACTATTGAGGAAATACCAAATAG CCGAAGAAGGAAACGCCATGGCGGCCATTGCCGATAAACCGGTTGACGTGGCTAATTTCGTCAAACATTGCGAGCAGAGGAGGAAGTATCCTGTCCTTCTTCGTGTCGAATTtcaa ACGGCGTGCAAAGTGGAAGGTCATTCGACTCGACACGGATCCAAGCCGGAAAACCGACCAAAGAACCAAAATCAGAAAATCATTCCCT ATGACTACAACCGCGTTGTGCTCGACCTACAACCTGGAATTCCAGACTCGGATTACGTCAACGGTAGCTATGTCGAT AGTATACTCAAACCAAATGCCTATGTGGTGACTCAGGGACCCAACGAGAGGACCGTTTCCGATTTTTGGCGTCTCGTCTGGCAATCCAATGCCAGTTGCATCGTCATGCTCACCAAGACTTTCGACTTTATCAAA GTCATGTGCGTGCAGTATTGGCCGGCTTCCAAAGGCAAAGTGGAGGTCTACGACGGCATCACCGTGAGCTACAATCACGAAGAGCAGCTAGCGAATTTCGTCATCCGCAATTTCAAAATCACCAAAGAAGGACCC AAAGGGAAAGAGGAGAGGGCTTTGCTCCAGTTTCACTATACGGAATGGCACTCTCACACTTGC cCTTATTCCAACAACATCGTGGAATTCCGGCGACGAGTGCGGGCCGCCCTGCTCACCACCACTTCCATTACTCATACCACAGGGCCCATGATCGTTCACTGCAA TGACGGAGGTGGCAGGTCTGGCGTGTTTATGGCCATCGACGCAAACATGGAACTCGTCGAGGAAGACGGTCTCATCGACATTTTCGGCTACATGAAGAAACTCCGACAGGCACGACGTGGCCTGGTGGAAACTTTG gagcaattcaaattcatttacgACACGTTGGAGGAGAGCATCACCTGCGGATGGTCGTGGTTTCCCGTCTCCGAGTTGACGACTCGCCTCAAACAAAAGTCGATCAAACATCCAGTCACGAAACTCAACGAGTACCAGAAGGAATACGCC CAAATCTGTAAACTGACGCCGCGTTTCACCATTGGCGATTGCGCTGGAGGACATCGGTCAGACAACCGACACAAAAATCGCGATGTTCTCATCATACCac CGGACAATTTCCGGCCCTATTTGACTTCCTTCCAGGGAAACAGTTTCACCGACTACATCAACGCCGTCTTCATTGAC GGTTACACTCGTCCGCGTGAGTACATCGTCACGGAATGGCCCCTACCGCACACACTGGGCGATCTTTGGTCTCTCGTTTACGACTACGATTGCAGTGCTGTGGTCGTTCTCACAAGTCCGCCGCCCAGTTCG AGTTACCCGGCATTTTGGCCCGACGGCCGTCGTTCCGTCAAGTACGGCCCGGTTTTCACAGTCGATCACGTTTCCCACAATCATTACCCAAACATCAAAAGTTGGATCTTTCGGATCAACAAAAAG GATATTGCACCTCATCGACGAACATTGGTGACTATTGTTAACGAGACCAGAAAGATGATCAAACATTATAATAGGGATGAAAACCAGGAG ATTGTTTCACTGACAGAGTTGATGGCCGGAGTGAAGGCAATGCCAAAAACCTGTCAGTTGTTCCAGCTGATGTGCTGGCCTGAGGGACACAAAGTCCCCACTTCCACCAATGCCCTAGTCGAATTAATGAACATGGTGGAGCGGTGGAGACAGCGCACTGATTACGGGCCTGTAGTTGTTATTTCCTC AGACGGGACATCGCGCGTTGGAGTTTATTTCGCTGCCAACGCTTGCATCGAGCAAGTCATTCAACACGGAGAAGTGGACGTTTTCCAGGCCGTCAAAAACGTCCGAAGACACCGACCCCAACTCGTTGAAAACTTG ACGGAATTCAAGTACTGCTATGACCTTGTTCTTCACTACGTCCTTCACTACTTACACCGCGATGGCTCCAAAAAGTGA
- the LOC124340908 gene encoding receptor-type tyrosine-protein phosphatase mu-like isoform X1, protein MAMNGPTNHTSDSWNMSSDGRVRLHRIQQLEDERNAIEDFLAIRPGDDQPGSHRERSPTRVVPSNGFSNRKHRSLSTPKTTTTLTGSSNNNSSRNPSASAKPKKARRYLGTASTSLTSIPNAIKLSMLNSGLLSVAEEGNAMAAIADKPVDVANFVKHCEQRRKYPVLLRVEFQTACKVEGHSTRHGSKPENRPKNQNQKIIPYDYNRVVLDLQPGIPDSDYVNGSYVDSILKPNAYVVTQGPNERTVSDFWRLVWQSNASCIVMLTKTFDFIKVMCVQYWPASKGKVEVYDGITVSYNHEEQLANFVIRNFKITKEGPKGKEERALLQFHYTEWHSHTCPYSNNIVEFRRRVRAALLTTTSITHTTGPMIVHCNDGGGRSGVFMAIDANMELVEEDGLIDIFGYMKKLRQARRGLVETLEQFKFIYDTLEESITCGWSWFPVSELTTRLKQKSIKHPVTKLNEYQKEYAQICKLTPRFTIGDCAGGHRSDNRHKNRDVLIIPPDNFRPYLTSFQGNSFTDYINAVFIDGYTRPREYIVTEWPLPHTLGDLWSLVYDYDCSAVVVLTSPPPSSSYPAFWPDGRRSVKYGPVFTVDHVSHNHYPNIKSWIFRINKKDIAPHRRTLVTIVNETRKMIKHYNRDENQEIVSLTELMAGVKAMPKTCQLFQLMCWPEGHKVPTSTNALVELMNMVERWRQRTDYGPVVVISSDGTSRVGVYFAANACIEQVIQHGEVDVFQAVKNVRRHRPQLVENLTEFKYCYDLVLHYVLHYLHRDGSKK, encoded by the exons ATGGCGATGAACGGGCCGACGAATCACACCAGTGATTCGTGGAACATGTCGAGCGACGGCCGAGTTCGTCTCCACCGAATCCAGCAGCTGGAGGACGAGAGGAATGCCATTGAAGATTTCCTGGCCATCCGGCCGGGCGACGATCAGCCGGGATCGCATCGTGAGCGCTCCCCCACGCGCGTCGTCCCTAGTAACGGATTCAGCAACCGCAAGCACCGATCACTGTCCACTCCGAAGACGACAACAACACTAACCGGGTCgtcaaacaacaacagcagccgcAATCCGTCAGCTTCCGCCAAGCCCAAGAAGGCCAGGCGCTATTTGGGCACGGCCAGCACGTCGCTCACGTCCATCCCCAACGCCATCAAGCTGTCGATGCTCAACAGCGGTCTCCTCTCTGTCG CCGAAGAAGGAAACGCCATGGCGGCCATTGCCGATAAACCGGTTGACGTGGCTAATTTCGTCAAACATTGCGAGCAGAGGAGGAAGTATCCTGTCCTTCTTCGTGTCGAATTtcaa ACGGCGTGCAAAGTGGAAGGTCATTCGACTCGACACGGATCCAAGCCGGAAAACCGACCAAAGAACCAAAATCAGAAAATCATTCCCT ATGACTACAACCGCGTTGTGCTCGACCTACAACCTGGAATTCCAGACTCGGATTACGTCAACGGTAGCTATGTCGAT AGTATACTCAAACCAAATGCCTATGTGGTGACTCAGGGACCCAACGAGAGGACCGTTTCCGATTTTTGGCGTCTCGTCTGGCAATCCAATGCCAGTTGCATCGTCATGCTCACCAAGACTTTCGACTTTATCAAA GTCATGTGCGTGCAGTATTGGCCGGCTTCCAAAGGCAAAGTGGAGGTCTACGACGGCATCACCGTGAGCTACAATCACGAAGAGCAGCTAGCGAATTTCGTCATCCGCAATTTCAAAATCACCAAAGAAGGACCC AAAGGGAAAGAGGAGAGGGCTTTGCTCCAGTTTCACTATACGGAATGGCACTCTCACACTTGC cCTTATTCCAACAACATCGTGGAATTCCGGCGACGAGTGCGGGCCGCCCTGCTCACCACCACTTCCATTACTCATACCACAGGGCCCATGATCGTTCACTGCAA TGACGGAGGTGGCAGGTCTGGCGTGTTTATGGCCATCGACGCAAACATGGAACTCGTCGAGGAAGACGGTCTCATCGACATTTTCGGCTACATGAAGAAACTCCGACAGGCACGACGTGGCCTGGTGGAAACTTTG gagcaattcaaattcatttacgACACGTTGGAGGAGAGCATCACCTGCGGATGGTCGTGGTTTCCCGTCTCCGAGTTGACGACTCGCCTCAAACAAAAGTCGATCAAACATCCAGTCACGAAACTCAACGAGTACCAGAAGGAATACGCC CAAATCTGTAAACTGACGCCGCGTTTCACCATTGGCGATTGCGCTGGAGGACATCGGTCAGACAACCGACACAAAAATCGCGATGTTCTCATCATACCac CGGACAATTTCCGGCCCTATTTGACTTCCTTCCAGGGAAACAGTTTCACCGACTACATCAACGCCGTCTTCATTGAC GGTTACACTCGTCCGCGTGAGTACATCGTCACGGAATGGCCCCTACCGCACACACTGGGCGATCTTTGGTCTCTCGTTTACGACTACGATTGCAGTGCTGTGGTCGTTCTCACAAGTCCGCCGCCCAGTTCG AGTTACCCGGCATTTTGGCCCGACGGCCGTCGTTCCGTCAAGTACGGCCCGGTTTTCACAGTCGATCACGTTTCCCACAATCATTACCCAAACATCAAAAGTTGGATCTTTCGGATCAACAAAAAG GATATTGCACCTCATCGACGAACATTGGTGACTATTGTTAACGAGACCAGAAAGATGATCAAACATTATAATAGGGATGAAAACCAGGAG ATTGTTTCACTGACAGAGTTGATGGCCGGAGTGAAGGCAATGCCAAAAACCTGTCAGTTGTTCCAGCTGATGTGCTGGCCTGAGGGACACAAAGTCCCCACTTCCACCAATGCCCTAGTCGAATTAATGAACATGGTGGAGCGGTGGAGACAGCGCACTGATTACGGGCCTGTAGTTGTTATTTCCTC AGACGGGACATCGCGCGTTGGAGTTTATTTCGCTGCCAACGCTTGCATCGAGCAAGTCATTCAACACGGAGAAGTGGACGTTTTCCAGGCCGTCAAAAACGTCCGAAGACACCGACCCCAACTCGTTGAAAACTTG ACGGAATTCAAGTACTGCTATGACCTTGTTCTTCACTACGTCCTTCACTACTTACACCGCGATGGCTCCAAAAAGTGA
- the LOC124340908 gene encoding receptor-type tyrosine-protein phosphatase mu-like isoform X3 produces MAMNGPTNHTSDSWNMSSDGRVRLHRIQQLEDERNAIEDFLAIRPGDDQPGSHRERSPTRVVPSNGFSNRKHRSLSTPKTTTTLTGSSNNNSSRNPSASAKPKKARRYLGTASTSLTSIPNAIKLSMLNSGLLSVAEEGNAMAAIADKPVDVANFVKHCEQRRKYPVLLRVEFQTACKVEGHSTRHGSKPENRPKNQNQKIIPYDYNRVVLDLQPGIPDSDYVNGSYVDSILKPNAYVVTQGPNERTVSDFWRLVWQSNASCIVMLTKTFDFIKVMCVQYWPASKGKVEVYDGITVSYNHEEQLANFVIRNFKITKEGPKGKEERALLQFHYTEWHSHTCPYSNNIVEFRRRVRAALLTTTSITHTTGPMIVHCNDGGGRSGVFMAIDANMELVEEDGLIDIFGYMKKLRQARRGLVETLEQFKFIYDTLEESITCGWSWFPVSELTTRLKQKSIKHPVTKLNEYQKEYAQICKLTPRFTIGDCAGGHRSDNRHKNRDVLIIPPDNFRPYLTSFQGNSFTDYINAVFIDGYTRPREYIVTEWPLPHTLGDLWSLVYDYDCSAVVVLTSPPPSSSYPAFWPDGRRSVKYGPVFTVDHVSHNHYPNIKSWIFRINKKIVSLTELMAGVKAMPKTCQLFQLMCWPEGHKVPTSTNALVELMNMVERWRQRTDYGPVVVISSDGTSRVGVYFAANACIEQVIQHGEVDVFQAVKNVRRHRPQLVENLTEFKYCYDLVLHYVLHYLHRDGSKK; encoded by the exons ATGGCGATGAACGGGCCGACGAATCACACCAGTGATTCGTGGAACATGTCGAGCGACGGCCGAGTTCGTCTCCACCGAATCCAGCAGCTGGAGGACGAGAGGAATGCCATTGAAGATTTCCTGGCCATCCGGCCGGGCGACGATCAGCCGGGATCGCATCGTGAGCGCTCCCCCACGCGCGTCGTCCCTAGTAACGGATTCAGCAACCGCAAGCACCGATCACTGTCCACTCCGAAGACGACAACAACACTAACCGGGTCgtcaaacaacaacagcagccgcAATCCGTCAGCTTCCGCCAAGCCCAAGAAGGCCAGGCGCTATTTGGGCACGGCCAGCACGTCGCTCACGTCCATCCCCAACGCCATCAAGCTGTCGATGCTCAACAGCGGTCTCCTCTCTGTCG CCGAAGAAGGAAACGCCATGGCGGCCATTGCCGATAAACCGGTTGACGTGGCTAATTTCGTCAAACATTGCGAGCAGAGGAGGAAGTATCCTGTCCTTCTTCGTGTCGAATTtcaa ACGGCGTGCAAAGTGGAAGGTCATTCGACTCGACACGGATCCAAGCCGGAAAACCGACCAAAGAACCAAAATCAGAAAATCATTCCCT ATGACTACAACCGCGTTGTGCTCGACCTACAACCTGGAATTCCAGACTCGGATTACGTCAACGGTAGCTATGTCGAT AGTATACTCAAACCAAATGCCTATGTGGTGACTCAGGGACCCAACGAGAGGACCGTTTCCGATTTTTGGCGTCTCGTCTGGCAATCCAATGCCAGTTGCATCGTCATGCTCACCAAGACTTTCGACTTTATCAAA GTCATGTGCGTGCAGTATTGGCCGGCTTCCAAAGGCAAAGTGGAGGTCTACGACGGCATCACCGTGAGCTACAATCACGAAGAGCAGCTAGCGAATTTCGTCATCCGCAATTTCAAAATCACCAAAGAAGGACCC AAAGGGAAAGAGGAGAGGGCTTTGCTCCAGTTTCACTATACGGAATGGCACTCTCACACTTGC cCTTATTCCAACAACATCGTGGAATTCCGGCGACGAGTGCGGGCCGCCCTGCTCACCACCACTTCCATTACTCATACCACAGGGCCCATGATCGTTCACTGCAA TGACGGAGGTGGCAGGTCTGGCGTGTTTATGGCCATCGACGCAAACATGGAACTCGTCGAGGAAGACGGTCTCATCGACATTTTCGGCTACATGAAGAAACTCCGACAGGCACGACGTGGCCTGGTGGAAACTTTG gagcaattcaaattcatttacgACACGTTGGAGGAGAGCATCACCTGCGGATGGTCGTGGTTTCCCGTCTCCGAGTTGACGACTCGCCTCAAACAAAAGTCGATCAAACATCCAGTCACGAAACTCAACGAGTACCAGAAGGAATACGCC CAAATCTGTAAACTGACGCCGCGTTTCACCATTGGCGATTGCGCTGGAGGACATCGGTCAGACAACCGACACAAAAATCGCGATGTTCTCATCATACCac CGGACAATTTCCGGCCCTATTTGACTTCCTTCCAGGGAAACAGTTTCACCGACTACATCAACGCCGTCTTCATTGAC GGTTACACTCGTCCGCGTGAGTACATCGTCACGGAATGGCCCCTACCGCACACACTGGGCGATCTTTGGTCTCTCGTTTACGACTACGATTGCAGTGCTGTGGTCGTTCTCACAAGTCCGCCGCCCAGTTCG AGTTACCCGGCATTTTGGCCCGACGGCCGTCGTTCCGTCAAGTACGGCCCGGTTTTCACAGTCGATCACGTTTCCCACAATCATTACCCAAACATCAAAAGTTGGATCTTTCGGATCAACAAAAAG ATTGTTTCACTGACAGAGTTGATGGCCGGAGTGAAGGCAATGCCAAAAACCTGTCAGTTGTTCCAGCTGATGTGCTGGCCTGAGGGACACAAAGTCCCCACTTCCACCAATGCCCTAGTCGAATTAATGAACATGGTGGAGCGGTGGAGACAGCGCACTGATTACGGGCCTGTAGTTGTTATTTCCTC AGACGGGACATCGCGCGTTGGAGTTTATTTCGCTGCCAACGCTTGCATCGAGCAAGTCATTCAACACGGAGAAGTGGACGTTTTCCAGGCCGTCAAAAACGTCCGAAGACACCGACCCCAACTCGTTGAAAACTTG ACGGAATTCAAGTACTGCTATGACCTTGTTCTTCACTACGTCCTTCACTACTTACACCGCGATGGCTCCAAAAAGTGA
- the LOC124341409 gene encoding deubiquitination-protection protein dph1-like, with amino-acid sequence MKIIVKPLTEKEFEVEVNPECNVEHLKQLIERRCNMPGVQQQRLVHLGKTLTDGSSLSTYKLAEGSKIHLFTKKTEEAGTKRSGLDIALFNALKSHLTKEEIDKVIIEFNKELQTAFTNYSLDDIERLAVNLLR; translated from the exons atgaaaatcatTGTAAAGCCTCTCACTGAAAAGGAATTCGAAGTCGAG GTGAATCCAGAATGTAATGTCGAACACTTGAAACAGTTGATTGAAAGAAGATGCAATATGCCAGGAGTTCAGCAGCAGAGACTAGTTCATCTAGGAAAAACGCTTACAG ATGGTTCTTCACTCTCAACATACAAACTTGCTGAGGGCTCTAAAATTCACCTCTTTACCAAGAAAACTGAAGAGGCTGGGACCAAGCGCAGTGGTTTGGATATAGCACTCTTCAATGCATTGAAGAGTCATCTAACAAAGGAAGAAATCGATAAAGTGATAATTGAATTCAACAAAGAATTACAAACAGCATTCACAAACTATAGTCTGGATGACATTGAACGATTGGCTGTCAATCTGTTGAGATAA
- the LOC124341421 gene encoding uncharacterized protein LOC124341421 → MEPSQKHALELALRYFYIPDDVHLSVTDRLRFNWLLQQPLASWQFLTLQEFRSREFVPPNMCERLFARYPGYARYRKHFDIPSARFLWYCESGVDVFFPDGIIFAGEELEFPDIGRLHLGD, encoded by the exons ATGGAGCCTTCGCAGAAACATGCTCTTGAACTCGCGTTGcgatatttttatattccagACGATGTTCATTTGTCTGTTACTGATCGTCTTCGATTTAATTGGTTACTGCAGCAGCCGTTAGCGAGCTGGCAGTTCTTAACGTTGCAGGAATTCCGTTCTCGAGAATTTGTTCCTCCCAACATGTGCGAGCGTCTATTtgc gcgATATCCTGGTTATGCTAGGTATCGGAAACATTTCGATATCCCGTCGGCTCGTTTCTTATGGTATTGCGAGTCGGGAGTTGATGTTTTCTTCCCCGACGGAATTATCTTCGCTGGAGAAGAATTGGAGTTTCCCGATATAGGCCGGCTCCACCTCggcgattaa